The Nostoc sp. NIES-3756 DNA window AGGCTCAAGGGCTATGTTTCCAACATCTAAAGTGTTTTCAGTGCTGGGTATGCCAATTCATGTAATGAGCGACTATCCAAAGTGGTTGCTGGAATCGCTCAAACAAGGGAAAGGCGCTCATGTAGTCACACTGAATGCCGAAATGACAATGCAGGCGCAGCAAAATCCATCCTTGAGTAAAATAATTCAGAATGCTGAATTGATCATCCCTGATGGTGCAGGGATAGTGATGTATTTGCGCTGGCTTTGTTGGCAAAAGGTTCAACGTTGTCCAGGAATTGAACTAGCAGAAACGCTGTTGCAAGCAATTGGTCTACAGCAGGCAGATAAAACTGTGTTCTTCTACGGAGGCGCAAACGGAGTAGCCGCAAAAGCTGCCAATTATTGGCAGCAAAAAGTACCCACTTTAAATATAGTAGGTACTCATTCCGGTTATCACTCTGCCGAAGAAGAACAACAATTACTACAAACTATTGCCGAATTACAACCGCAGGTAATTTTGGTTGGCTTGGGTGTACCACGGCAAGAATTATGGATAGCTCAAAACCGTTATTTGTGTCCCCAAGCTATTTGGATTGGTGTTGGTGGTAGTTTTGATATTTGGTCAGGAAGCAAAAACCGCGCCCCAGCTTGGTTAGCTAACAATAATTTGGAATGGCTATATCGTCTTTACAAAGAACCTTGGCGTTGGCGGAGAATGCTAGCTCTACCCCATTTTGCAGTGAAGGCTTTTGTTTATCGCTTGACTACTTAGGAGTTATGAGTGCTGAGTTCTGTTAGCGGAAGCGGGGCGATGAGCAGCGTGTTGAGTTAGGAGTGCTGAGTCATGAGTGTAAGTGTTGAGGAATTTTGAATTTTGAATTGATTCCTCCCTCATCTTCCCTAACTCCTGCCTAAGCGAGTGATAATACTTACTTCATGTAAAGGGTTTAAAAATTTTTAATGTTGGATTTGAGATTCTCAGGCATTACTTGGGCATCCTTATTTTTAAGTCAATGATGTTCAGACAAAGTTAAACTTACCCAGTCTTTGAAGCAATAGGTTCGTAAGCATTAACATTCGTCACTGAACGATTGTCTAATTATCTAAGGAATATTGAGTAATGCCTGTATTAACAAATCCAGCAACTGCCGAACAGGCCACTTATGAACAAGAGGATAATACACAAGAAAGCACTAGTACAGATTATATGGTGCAGTTAAACGCTGTTACCAAAACTTATGGTAACGGTTGTCATGGTTTGCTGGATGTTAATTTAGAGATTAAAAAGAAAGAATTTTTGTTCATTACAGGGCCTAGTGGTTCGGGGAAGTCAACACTTTTAAAACTGTTGTATGGCGAGGAGTTTCCCACCCAAGGAGATGTAATTGTCAACGGCTGTAATGTTTCGGCTTTGCGGGGCGATCGCTTATCATTATTACGCCGACGTATTGGGATTGTTTTTCAAGACTACAAACTCATCCCCCAGCGCACCGTTGCGGAAAATGTCACGTTTGTTTTACAAGCTCAAGGTTATACCCGTAAGGAAATTCAAAGGCGTTTGGAACCTACACTAAAATTGGTGGGTTTGCTCTCCAAAGCTGACTGTTTTCCTGATCAACTTTCTGGAGGAGAACAACAACGGGTAAGTATTGCACGAGCCATTGTGGGAACACCACCATTACTTCTAGCTGATGAACCAACCGGTAATCTAGATCCTGATAACTCTTGGCAAGTTATGCAGATTTTGCAAAAGCTAAACGCTTTTGGGGCTACTGTAATTGTGACTACTCACGACGAACAATTAGTCCGCCGATGTAATCGTCCTGTAGTTCAGGTTCGTAATGGTAGGCTTTATCGGAAGTAGTTTAGTCCATAGTCCATAGTCAAAAGGCAGAAGGTAGAAATTATTAATTTTGAATTTTGAATTTTGAATTTTGAATTGATTACTCCCTTGTCTACTCCTACCCTTTCACCTCTTGTTTCGCTTTCACTTTAGTTGACAGAGGCTTTAGCGGCGACATAGGTGTAGATTGCAGTGGTTGTAATGGCTCTAAGGCTTGTAAACCCTCAAAAGCTGCTTCTCTAACTATTGGTTCTTCTTCACGAGTTAGTAGCAACTGCAAGCATTGGGTAATTTCTCGCTGCAATTGAGAGTCAATTTCTTGAGCTTTGATGATTTTAGTGATTCTACGTAAAGTTACTAAGCGCTTTAAAGAGTCTTTTTCTGTGAGATTGAGGAATAACTGCTCAAAGTTATTTTCCTCTTGACCAGCATAGCTTTTGACAAGCTGCCATACTAGCAAAATTATAGTTAATAAGGTTCCGATTCCTTGAGCGATCGCACCAGCAGCTATCCAAGGGCTAGGAGAATCAGCCAGAATTGCCGCAGCCATATAAGTACTGACAGTAGCTATTCCCCCACTACCTACGGCTATCACTAATCGGCGATTTGACCCGTTAAAAAGCTTTTGCAGTTCTACCCAGCGTAATCTCCAGTCCCATTTTTGCATTGAGTAGACTGATAACATGATGCCAACACCAACCAGAAGTGCTAATAGTAGTTTCCAGTTCCACAACAGCATAGCCACGAGAATTGTCAGCAATATCAGAAAACCATTTAGTTCTGAAAGATGCTGAAAATTTCGGCGCTTAGTGGCTTTAGTCTTAAGCTCTGGAAGCAGCCAGTTGGGCATCTGGTTGATTAATTGCTGCCAAGAAGACAGAGCCTTTACCACAGTGTTTACCTACCTAACATTACAAGATTGTCTAATGTATAAGTTTTACTTGGTATTGAAATCCATTAGTCAGTCCTGAGTTTTACTCAGTCTAGTGGTGCTTTTTCAATACCAAATACTGTAAATCGACAATCAATAATACTCTATAAGAATACCTGGGTTGAAGTGGATCAAGTAATTTTACTATTAAAATTTTTCCAGGCTGTGCTTAGACACAGAAACAAAAGTCACTTAGTGTAAACTGTCCGTCAAATGCACAGAAAGTCACGGAGTAAATGTTTTGATATGTTACAGATAATAGGCTATTGGGAGGTAATACTGAGTCAGAGTTAGCTAGATTGGCACTAGGCAGTATACTTTGGGCTAGTAATTGGCGATCGCGATCGTAAGCAGACATTACCAGTCTTTGAGAGCTAGTAATACAAGCACTTACCTGGCTAACCGGACGCAAAAATCTTGCCTCCAGAAATCCGCTTTTAGGCGCACCCATTAATACTGTTAACCCTGAATTAGTCGGAAAAGCCGGATTTGATGGTTGTATAGCTAGGGAATTACCAAAAATTACCCCCCAGTGTTCATACTGATGCTCTACCACTTCAAAGCACTTTAAATCTTCTAAATTTAAACACACACAAGTTGGCGCTTCTATTGTACTGATGTCAATTCCTTCATCCGATTGACTCCGTTTCACAGAAGCTACGATTTGTTTCTGCACATCGAATTGACTACGTACAAATGTACTGTTTTCAAATTGTGGTACTTCATCCGTTTGAAGAGTAGCCTGTTTAACCACAATACCCCGCTTTACCATTACCTAGAGAATCACAAAATTACTGACAGCTATTTTTTATATGTTTATAATAAATAACTATCGCTTATGAGCGCTTTAACAAAGTATAGACACCCACAATTATCCGTAAGTTTTCTGTAGACTATCACAAAAAACGGGTAGAAAAATATTAGCTAAGTGATAGTCGCTACCAAGGTTAAACTTAAGTAAACCTTAGTATCTGGTAATTACAGGCAGAGGCTCTTTCGAGAGATGAAAAAAAAATCACAAAATCTTCACAAGCAAGCCAGTGATTTTACATCTACTTAATCTGGCGCTAGCTAGAGGTGGCAACCTTGTATGTTCATCGATAATAGCAATTGAGGAGATGAGGAAGAATAACTAACGACTATGGACTGTTGACTATGGACTATGGACTATGGACTATGGACTAATGACCAATGACTAACACTATGTTTCAACCACTAGGATTTGAGCAACGCTCTATAATTACCTCGCTAGGTAAAATTGTCTATTACACTAACGCTGGGTCACTTTGGCAGGGTGATGATAAAGCTGATGACCGAGAAAATTTGGTGTTTCTGCATGGTTTTGGTGGCGGTTCTTCTGCTTATGAATGGTCGAAAGTCTATCCTGCTTTTGCAGCGCAGTATCGTATACTAGCACCTGATCTGATAGGTTGGGGTAAATCTGAACATCCAGAACGGAATTACCAAATTGAAGATTATTTAACGATTATCCGCGAGTTTTTTCAGCAAACTTGTACGGAACCTGTAACAGCGATCGCATCTTCACTGACGGCAGCCTTTACTATTAGAGTAGCGATCGCACATCCTGAATTATTTAAGTCTTTAATTCTTGTTACACCAGCCGGACTCTCTGATTTTGGTGAAAACTATACTCGGAGTATTTTTGCTCAGATTGTTAGTGTTCCTCTACTCGACCGCTTACTGTACAGTACTGGTATTGCTACTAGCGGTGGTATTCGTAGTTTCTTGGAACAACGACAATTTGCTCAACCTAACCGAGTATATGACGAAATTGTCGAAGCTTATCTCCAGTCTGCCCAGCAGCCTAATGCTGAGTATGCCGCTTTGTCGTTTGTCCGGGGTGATTTATGCTTCGATTTATCACTTTACATTCAACAGTTAACTACACCTACAGCCATTATTTGGGGTGAAAAGTCTCAATTCACAGGCCCAGAAATTGGCAGACGTTTGGCACAACAGAATCCTCAAGCAATTAAGGTGTTTCAAGAGTTGGATGATGTAGGGTTAACTCCACAGTTGGAACTCCCAGCAGTAACCATAGGGTTGATTAAGAAATTCTTGCCTTTGCTTGATAGTCAATAGTTACAGCAGATAACAGCCTGTTCACTACATAGATATATTAAGTTACTGAAACTTTCTTCTTAAGAGAGAAGTGAGAATCATGAGCAAGCATCTTGTTTTTATTTTTCATGGTGAGTTGGCACTCTCATCTTGGTGAATACCGCTCTCTTAAATACCCTGTACCTACTTCCTATAGCTAAAGGTGGTTAGTAGGTATAGAAAATCTATAGTCTCCATCTCACCCTATTGACATTTTTAAAATATTCTGAAAGATAGAGGCTGACTACCTTAAGATATATCTTTTTTCGGTAAATTTTTTCAAAAAAACTGTGTTGGCTGTTACAATATTGTTAAGAAAAGTTGCCCGTTGCATTTTGGGAATACGCAACTGGGTTTTAACTCTATGAGAAGACAACGCATAAACAATATACTTAGACCAGCTGTGGGAGGCTGGTCTTTTTTTACTGGTGTTATTGAATTGACAACAAAACTTAGTCAGCTATTTACTAGAATTATACGCAAAATTTTCAGTAATTTCCACAGATTTTCTAATTGAATTGATTTGCATACACAATACATTCCCAATCAAAAAGACGCAAAGAATCTCTTTGCGTCTTTTGTGTGATTTTTAGGAGATTAGAAACTGAAGGTGGTTCTCAAAGCACCTATGACCACATCTTCATTATCATCATTGTGGTCTGGTGATGTTAGCCAGATAATTCCAGGTGTGATGGTGATATTGTCACTTAATTTGTATTGATAGAATGCTTCCACATGGTATGAAGTGTCTCTATCTTCATCCAATCCAGCAACACTGGAACTCGTCACTTTTGGCTCCATCCCAGCAATGATACCAGCTAAGTTACCTTTTTTGCCCAGGTCGGGGAAGCCAAGGGTAACAGCATAGTTCCAAATATCAACGTCTCCACGTACTCCAGTTAAGTTGCGGCTATTAGTGTAACCTGCCCAACCGCCTAATACTATCTTATCGCTAAGACCTATGGATGCTTGAATACCATAGGAATTGCTGGAAAATGCAGCCTCATCTAAACCTTGCAAATCTGCTAAATTTTGGAAAGTGGCGGTGTTACTTCCTGTAAGTAGTGGCTGATTGTAGGAGTTAATGTATGTTAAACCAACAGTGATGCGATCGCTTGGTTTAACAGTCAGTTGTGCTAATGCGCTGTAAGCCCCATCAAATAAACCATTCTTGGCAGATGGATCATTACTTGTTGGACTCAAATAGGCTAAACTCAGTGCTAAACTATCACTAAATTGATGGTTTATACCTAAACCTGCGCCAGCTACCTGTCCATAAATTGGGTTACGTGTACCAAAGGTAGACAAAGCACCAAAAGCACCATCACCATCAAAAAGATTGACTGTGCTGGTAACATCGTCTGCTGCACCTGCATTAGCAATAGCAATTACTTGCGTCTTTTCACCTAGAGGAAATCTGTACCAAAGCGCATCTATAAAAGCGTTTGTGTTACCTTCCGTACCAGCAAAGAATAAATTCCCTTCTGGTGTACCAATATCTGGACTAACAATATTGTTAGCTTGGATTCTGGTGAATAGTGTATCTTGACCAGTAAAACTGGTAACAAATTCTACTCGCGCCCGTACACCGAGAGTAGTATTTTTGTCTTCTATTTCTGTACCGTTAACGCGATCGCCACCTAAAACATCGCTGATCACTGCAACAACTTGTCCTTGCAGTTTTGTTGTAGTAGAAAATTGATTTGCTTCTAGTTCAGAGGTACGCGCTTCTAAAGCATCAACTCTACCTCTCAACGTTGCTAGTTCCGCAGAAAATTCTTCTTGTAGCCTCTGTAATGCGGCTAAGTCTTCTTTTCTAACTAACTCAGCCGTGGCGGTAGCAATGAGTTCGTTAACTCTATCGAGACAAGCATTCAAACCAGCTGCAAATTCATATCTTGTTAAGGCGCGATTACCACGATATGTCCCATTGGGATACCCAGCAATACAACCGTAACGTTCTACGAGTGATTGTAATGCTTGAAACGCCCAGTCTGTAGGTTGTACGTCAGAAAATTGAGATACAGAGGTAACTTGTGACATTGCCCTTTGTTGAGTAGCATGATCAAACTCTGGGTTTGTGTTAGCTATTTCTAGGGGTTGATTGATTTCTGTTGTCGCAGGTATTTCTCCTGCAAAAGCAGCAGTACCAGAAAGCAGCATGACGCTGCAAATTGCTGGATTAATTAACCAATACTTGCAAAAGTTTTGCATTTTTTTCCTCACACACACTTCGCTCACACGCATTTTATTCTTGGTAACACCTATACCAAGCTATACGAGAGCATTTTTACTTAATCAACTCTTCTCAAAATATTATCAGCAGTTAGGAATTTTTGTCATAACTAAAGTTAAGGATTGGTCATTTATTCACGTAGCTACAGCGAATTTACACAGTAATTTTCCGAAAAACCTTACTAATTGCAAACAAAAATTAATGTATCTAGTTTATGAGAATGAGAATTATTATAATACATTTTGTGTATAATGAGCATCATTATCACAAGCTGTTAATGGTAACAACAGCAGCTATGAGGAGGGTAAAATAGGTGATTTGGACTCGTATCGGATTGATAATAGCTAGACGGCAAAATCGTCTTTTGTCTTTAATAACCTTGCTAATTTTGTCCGTTGCCTTTGGCTGTAATCAATCAGATACCAATCAGGTAACAACTGCTGAACAATCACCGACAGCACAAGAAGCTGTTGCCAGTCCATCAGCACAAAAACCGAAATTCAAAATAGTAGCAACTATATTACCAGTATATTTATTTACTAAAGCGGTAGCAGGAGAAGCCGCAGATGTATCGATTTTGCTACCTCCTGGCACTGAAGTACATGAATATCAAGCTACACCTGATACTGTAAAAGCGATCGCCACTGCTAAGGTTTTAGTCAAGAATGGTTTAGGTTTGGAAGAATTTCTCGACAATACAGTAAAAAATGCTCAAAATTCCCAACTTACTC harbors:
- a CDS encoding WecB/TagA/CpsF family glycosyltransferase, with the protein product MFPTSKVFSVLGMPIHVMSDYPKWLLESLKQGKGAHVVTLNAEMTMQAQQNPSLSKIIQNAELIIPDGAGIVMYLRWLCWQKVQRCPGIELAETLLQAIGLQQADKTVFFYGGANGVAAKAANYWQQKVPTLNIVGTHSGYHSAEEEQQLLQTIAELQPQVILVGLGVPRQELWIAQNRYLCPQAIWIGVGGSFDIWSGSKNRAPAWLANNNLEWLYRLYKEPWRWRRMLALPHFAVKAFVYRLTT
- the ftsE gene encoding cell division ATP-binding protein FtsE, with translation MPVLTNPATAEQATYEQEDNTQESTSTDYMVQLNAVTKTYGNGCHGLLDVNLEIKKKEFLFITGPSGSGKSTLLKLLYGEEFPTQGDVIVNGCNVSALRGDRLSLLRRRIGIVFQDYKLIPQRTVAENVTFVLQAQGYTRKEIQRRLEPTLKLVGLLSKADCFPDQLSGGEQQRVSIARAIVGTPPLLLADEPTGNLDPDNSWQVMQILQKLNAFGATVIVTTHDEQLVRRCNRPVVQVRNGRLYRK
- a CDS encoding armadillo-type fold-containing protein; this encodes MVKALSSWQQLINQMPNWLLPELKTKATKRRNFQHLSELNGFLILLTILVAMLLWNWKLLLALLVGVGIMLSVYSMQKWDWRLRWVELQKLFNGSNRRLVIAVGSGGIATVSTYMAAAILADSPSPWIAAGAIAQGIGTLLTIILLVWQLVKSYAGQEENNFEQLFLNLTEKDSLKRLVTLRRITKIIKAQEIDSQLQREITQCLQLLLTREEEPIVREAAFEGLQALEPLQPLQSTPMSPLKPLSTKVKAKQEVKG
- a CDS encoding alpha/beta fold hydrolase — its product is MFQPLGFEQRSIITSLGKIVYYTNAGSLWQGDDKADDRENLVFLHGFGGGSSAYEWSKVYPAFAAQYRILAPDLIGWGKSEHPERNYQIEDYLTIIREFFQQTCTEPVTAIASSLTAAFTIRVAIAHPELFKSLILVTPAGLSDFGENYTRSIFAQIVSVPLLDRLLYSTGIATSGGIRSFLEQRQFAQPNRVYDEIVEAYLQSAQQPNAEYAALSFVRGDLCFDLSLYIQQLTTPTAIIWGEKSQFTGPEIGRRLAQQNPQAIKVFQELDDVGLTPQLELPAVTIGLIKKFLPLLDSQ
- a CDS encoding iron uptake porin — its product is MQNFCKYWLINPAICSVMLLSGTAAFAGEIPATTEINQPLEIANTNPEFDHATQQRAMSQVTSVSQFSDVQPTDWAFQALQSLVERYGCIAGYPNGTYRGNRALTRYEFAAGLNACLDRVNELIATATAELVRKEDLAALQRLQEEFSAELATLRGRVDALEARTSELEANQFSTTTKLQGQVVAVISDVLGGDRVNGTEIEDKNTTLGVRARVEFVTSFTGQDTLFTRIQANNIVSPDIGTPEGNLFFAGTEGNTNAFIDALWYRFPLGEKTQVIAIANAGAADDVTSTVNLFDGDGAFGALSTFGTRNPIYGQVAGAGLGINHQFSDSLALSLAYLSPTSNDPSAKNGLFDGAYSALAQLTVKPSDRITVGLTYINSYNQPLLTGSNTATFQNLADLQGLDEAAFSSNSYGIQASIGLSDKIVLGGWAGYTNSRNLTGVRGDVDIWNYAVTLGFPDLGKKGNLAGIIAGMEPKVTSSSVAGLDEDRDTSYHVEAFYQYKLSDNITITPGIIWLTSPDHNDDNEDVVIGALRTTFSF